A stretch of Lysinibacillus agricola DNA encodes these proteins:
- a CDS encoding glutamate-5-semialdehyde dehydrogenase: MTSEVQQKGKLAKAASYILNIKTTCEKNEALTKIAEQLLIDQDTIIAENAKDLVNGEKQGMPASTLDRIMLNKERVEAMSNAIQLLVELNDPVGNLLERIEKDNGLLIEKRLVPLGVIGMIYEARPNVTVDAATLSLKTGNAVILRGSSSAKFSNMALVASIHRALRKTSIPMDAVQLIEDTNRETVKELFHLKEYLDVLIPRGGKALIDLVVNEATVPVLETGAGNCHIYVDQTADYIKAEKICINAKTQRPSVCNAAESLLIHSDWFNEHGKQLLSAIHQAGVTIIGDEIVCQALDFAHPATTEDYATEYLDLKISVNIVENVYEAIEHINKYGTNHSEAIMTEDQLVADTFLNSVDAAAVYHNASTRFTDGFEFGYGAEIGISTQKLHARGPMGLPALTSTKYYIHGNGQIRE; this comes from the coding sequence ATCGACCAAGATACTATCATTGCTGAAAATGCAAAGGATTTAGTAAATGGCGAGAAACAAGGAATGCCTGCTTCTACACTTGATCGAATCATGCTAAATAAAGAACGAGTAGAAGCTATGTCAAATGCCATTCAGTTACTTGTAGAATTAAATGATCCAGTCGGCAATCTCTTAGAGCGAATAGAAAAAGATAATGGTTTACTGATAGAAAAACGTCTGGTCCCTCTTGGCGTTATCGGGATGATTTACGAGGCGCGCCCTAATGTAACAGTGGATGCGGCAACATTATCATTGAAAACAGGCAATGCTGTCATTTTACGTGGTAGCTCTTCTGCCAAATTTTCTAATATGGCCCTTGTGGCAAGTATTCATCGTGCACTTAGAAAAACGTCTATCCCTATGGACGCTGTACAATTAATCGAGGATACAAATCGTGAAACTGTCAAAGAATTATTCCATTTAAAAGAATACTTAGATGTTTTGATTCCTCGTGGAGGAAAGGCACTTATTGACTTAGTAGTAAATGAGGCCACTGTACCAGTGTTAGAAACAGGTGCTGGCAACTGTCATATTTACGTAGACCAAACTGCCGATTACATAAAAGCAGAAAAAATTTGTATCAATGCGAAAACACAACGCCCTTCTGTTTGTAATGCAGCAGAAAGCTTACTTATTCATTCCGATTGGTTTAATGAGCATGGTAAACAGTTATTAAGTGCCATCCATCAAGCAGGTGTCACAATTATCGGTGATGAAATCGTTTGTCAAGCTCTTGATTTCGCTCATCCAGCAACAACAGAAGACTATGCAACTGAATATTTAGATTTAAAAATAAGCGTTAATATTGTGGAAAACGTTTATGAAGCAATCGAGCACATTAATAAATACGGTACAAACCACTCTGAAGCCATCATGACGGAGGATCAGTTAGTAGCGGATACTTTCTTAAATAGCGTGGATGCTGCAGCTGTCTATCATAACGCCTCTACTCGTTTCACAGACGGCTTTGAATTTGGCTATGGTGCAGAAATCGGCATTAGTACGCAAAAATTACATGCTCGTGGGCCAATGGGATTACCTGCGTTAACATCTACAAAGTATTACATTCACGGTAACGGACAAATCCGAGAATAA